A single window of Desulfovibrio sp. DNA harbors:
- a CDS encoding HAD-IA family hydrolase, producing MSRLFTNGLAGVIFDCDGVIVDSRESNTVFYNRVLEHFNLPPMTPEQEKFCFMATAMQALLHIVPPHLHKQISYVTSEVVNYHRDIMPMLRLQPGFVDFIDYLRDKQVRMAVHTNRRLEGIQTVLDIFGLPSYFDPVVAADTAAPKPSPEGALRICATWQTPPETVLFVGDSEHDKETAQGAGVVFAAFNGGALRGQITATDYAGLRNALDDALLRGSARA from the coding sequence ATGAGCCGTCTTTTCACCAATGGCCTTGCAGGGGTCATCTTTGACTGCGACGGCGTTATTGTGGATTCGCGTGAATCCAACACTGTTTTCTACAATCGCGTGCTTGAGCACTTCAACCTGCCGCCCATGACGCCGGAGCAGGAGAAATTCTGCTTTATGGCCACTGCCATGCAGGCCCTGCTGCACATTGTGCCGCCGCATTTGCATAAGCAGATAAGCTATGTGACCAGTGAAGTGGTCAACTATCATCGCGACATTATGCCCATGCTGCGTTTGCAACCAGGGTTTGTTGATTTTATTGACTATCTGCGTGACAAACAGGTGCGCATGGCCGTGCATACCAACCGCAGGCTTGAGGGAATACAAACGGTTCTGGACATTTTTGGCCTGCCCTCCTATTTTGATCCTGTGGTCGCAGCTGATACGGCAGCGCCCAAGCCGTCTCCCGAAGGCGCATTGCGCATATGCGCCACATGGCAGACCCCGCCTGAAACCGTGCTTTTTGTGGGCGACAGCGAGCATGACAAAGAAACGGCCCAGGGGGCGGGCGTGGTATTTGCCGCATTTAACGGCGGCGCTTTGCGGGGACAGATAACAGCAACCGATTACGCAGGCTTGCGCAATGCCCTGGATGACGCACTGTTGCGAGGCAGCGCCAGGGCCTAA